A window of the Hemitrygon akajei unplaced genomic scaffold, sHemAka1.3 Scf000063, whole genome shotgun sequence genome harbors these coding sequences:
- the LOC140721876 gene encoding lysophosphatidic acid receptor 5-like: MQLNGIQLPDDCRDYDNITELPNCSDHDQIHRLQLAWHSVQLGIGLPLNAVALWVFICLLGLRTEVTVYLVNLAACDLLFTLALPLRIYYFTTDLWPLGNALCQLGGSLFQLNMYGSCLFLAALNVDRFLALVHHFYSRPLRRRRVAWKVCGVVWALIILGSIPVALAHDTSCCQSANSTVEVRCFESFSKRAWKMELLPLVVLAEILGFLLPLSVVLYCSVRILHALSRRGGGGQGEGEVRRKKVRLLLLANAAIFVLCFLPYNLLLASYAGLRAKDAGNTVLRSRLRYVLQITMLLASSNCCLDPLVYYFATEGFRASFQCKPISPNVSRAMDTPATGEVKEETGEECL, encoded by the coding sequence ATGCAGCTGAACGGCATCCAGTTGCCAGACGACTGCCGGGACTATGACAACATAACAGAACTGCCCAACTGCAGCGACCACGATCAGATCCACCGACTGCAGCTGGCCTGGCACAGCGTACAACTGGGCATCGGCCTCCCGCTCAACGCCGTGGCTCTCTGGGTCTTCATCTGCCTCCTGGGCCTGCGGACGGAGGTGACGGTGTACCTGGTCAACCTGGCCGCTTGCGACCTGCTCTTCACCCTGGCGCTGCCCCTGCGGATCTACTACTTCACCACTGACCTCTGGCCACTGGGCAATGCGCTGTGCCAGCTGGGGGGCTCGCTCTTCCAGCTCAACATGTACGGCAGCTGCCTCTTCCTGGCGGCCCTCAACGTCGACCGCTTCCTGGCGCTGGTGCACCACTTCTACTCACGGCCCCTGCGCCGGCGCCGGGTGGCCTGGAAGGTGTGCGGGGTGGTCTGGGCGCTCATCATCCTGGGGTCCATCCCCGTGGCCCTGGCCCACGACACCAGCTGCTGCCAGAGCGCCAACTCCACCGTGGAGGTGCGCTGCTTCGAGAGTTTCTCCAAGCGGGCCTGGAAGATGGAGCTGCTGCCCCTCGTCGTGCTGGCGGAGATCCTGGGCTTCCTGCTGCCCCTGTCAGTCGTCCTGTACTGCTCTGTCCGCATCCTGCACGCCCTGAGCCGCAGGGGGGGCGGCGGGCAGGGGGAGGGCGAGGTCCGGAGGAAGAAAGTGCGCCTGCTCCTGCTGGCCAACGCCGCCATCTTCGTCCTGTGCTTCCTGCCCTACAACCTGCTGCTGGCGAGCTACGCAGGGCTGAGGGCCAAGGACGCAGGCAACACAGTGTTGAGGTCCAGACTCCGCTACGTCCTCCAGATCACCATGCTCTTGGCGAGCTCCAACTGCTGCCTAGACCCGCTGGTCTACTATTTTGCAACAGAGGGCTTCCGGGCTTCCTTCCAGTGCAAGCCCATCAGCCCAAACGTTTCCAGGGCGATGGACACTCCTGCTACCGGGGAGGTTAAAGAGGAGACAGGGGAGGAGTGCTTGTAG